In one Winogradskyella sp. MH6 genomic region, the following are encoded:
- the rny gene encoding ribonuclease Y encodes MDTNTILYIVGGVVLGLIIGYVIAKSLEKGKASKLIANAESESKSILKQAKADAEALKKDKILQAKEKFIELKAEHEKVILSRDKKMAEAEKRIRDKESQVSNELSKAKKSNQSLEDKLKDYNFRLEFLDKKKDEIEKAHKSQIKQLEVISQLSAEEAKEQLVESLKEEAKTDAMAYVQDRVEEAKMTAQQEAKKIIINTIQRIGTEEAIDNCVSVFNIESDDVKGRIIGREGRNIRAIEAATGVEIIVDDTPEAIILSCFDSVRREVARLSLHKLVTDGRIHPARIEEVVKKTQKQIEQEIIEVGKRTVIDLGIHGLHPELIKMVGRMKYRSSYGQNLLQHSREVAKLCGVMAAELGLNPKLAKRAGLLHDIGKVPSSETDVETPHAILGMQWAEKHGEKPEVCNAIGAHHDEIEMTTLLSPIIQVCDAISGARPGARRQVLDSYIQRLKDLEDVAFGFTGVKKAYAIQAGRELRVIVESEKVSDEKAASLSFEISQKIQTDMTYPGQVKVTVIRETRAVNIAK; translated from the coding sequence ATGGACACTAACACGATACTATATATTGTTGGAGGAGTAGTATTAGGATTAATAATAGGATACGTAATTGCTAAATCTCTGGAGAAAGGCAAAGCGTCTAAGTTAATCGCTAATGCTGAGAGCGAATCCAAATCAATTTTAAAACAAGCTAAAGCAGATGCTGAGGCTTTAAAAAAAGATAAAATACTACAGGCCAAAGAGAAATTTATTGAGCTAAAGGCAGAACATGAAAAGGTAATTCTGTCTAGAGACAAAAAAATGGCAGAGGCCGAAAAGCGCATTAGAGATAAAGAATCTCAAGTTTCTAATGAGCTGTCTAAAGCTAAAAAATCCAATCAGTCTTTAGAAGACAAATTAAAGGATTACAACTTTAGATTAGAATTCTTAGATAAAAAGAAAGATGAAATAGAGAAAGCGCACAAAAGCCAAATAAAACAGCTAGAGGTTATTTCTCAATTATCAGCAGAAGAAGCTAAAGAGCAATTGGTAGAATCGTTGAAAGAAGAAGCCAAAACAGATGCGATGGCTTATGTACAAGATAGGGTAGAAGAAGCTAAAATGACTGCTCAGCAAGAAGCTAAGAAGATAATCATCAATACTATTCAACGTATTGGTACCGAAGAAGCAATTGATAACTGTGTGTCTGTTTTCAATATTGAATCTGATGATGTTAAAGGTAGAATTATTGGTAGAGAAGGTAGAAATATTAGAGCTATAGAAGCAGCAACAGGTGTAGAGATTATTGTAGACGACACACCAGAAGCTATTATTTTATCTTGTTTTGATTCTGTAAGACGTGAAGTAGCACGTTTATCACTTCATAAATTAGTAACAGACGGTAGAATTCATCCAGCTCGTATTGAAGAAGTTGTAAAGAAAACGCAGAAGCAAATAGAGCAAGAAATCATAGAAGTTGGTAAACGTACCGTAATAGATTTAGGTATCCATGGTTTACACCCAGAACTAATAAAAATGGTAGGTCGAATGAAGTATCGTTCGTCTTACGGTCAAAACTTATTACAGCACTCTAGAGAAGTTGCCAAACTTTGTGGTGTAATGGCTGCCGAATTAGGATTGAATCCTAAATTAGCAAAACGTGCAGGATTATTACACGATATAGGTAAAGTACCATCGTCTGAGACAGATGTAGAAACTCCACACGCTATCTTAGGTATGCAATGGGCAGAAAAGCATGGCGAAAAACCAGAAGTTTGTAATGCTATTGGAGCGCACCACGACGAAATAGAAATGACAACATTGCTATCTCCAATTATTCAGGTTTGTGATGCCATCTCTGGCGCAAGACCAGGTGCGAGACGTCAAGTTTTGGATTCTTATATTCAACGTCTTAAAGATTTGGAAGATGTAGCATTTGGTTTTACAGGTGTTAAAAAAGCGTATGCCATACAAGCAGGTAGAGAGTTGCGTGTTATTGTAGAAAGCGAAAAAGTATCTGATGAAAAGGCAGCAAGCTTATCGTTTGAAATTTCTCAGAAAATTCAAACAGACATGACTTATCCTGGTCAGGTAAAAGTTACAGTGATTAGAGAAACAAGAGCAGTGAATATTGCTAAATAA
- a CDS encoding glucose-1-phosphate adenylyltransferase yields the protein MVNNKVLSIILGGGQGSRLYPLTEKRSKPAVPIAGKYRLVDIPISNCINSEVKRMYVLTQFNSASLNRHIKNTYHFSFFSSAFVDVLAAEQTIKSDKWFQGTADAVRQSMHHFLQHEFEYALILSGDQLYQMDYNDMINAHIEAKADISVATYPVNAKDGTSFGILKTDDDNRITSFIEKPSAEVIVDWKSEVSDEMKQQGREYLGSTGIYIFNKDLLVELMNDESTVDFGKEIIPQNIDKHKVISFPFEGYWTDIGNIDSFFEANLGLTDEIPQFNLYDLNNRVYTNARILPTSKVSGTTLNRAVIAEGCLIHAATIEKSVIGIRSRIGKESTVINTYMMGSDIYESLEDIETKKIDILMGIGERCFIKNAIIDKNCRIGDDVRINGGPHLEDTETDKYVIKDGIVVIKKDAIIPHGTII from the coding sequence ATGGTAAACAATAAAGTCTTAAGTATCATTTTAGGTGGAGGACAAGGTTCTCGTTTATATCCACTGACAGAAAAGCGTTCTAAACCAGCAGTACCTATAGCTGGTAAGTACAGATTGGTGGATATTCCTATTTCAAACTGTATCAATTCAGAAGTAAAGCGTATGTACGTTTTAACACAGTTTAATTCGGCATCTTTAAATAGACATATAAAAAACACTTACCATTTTAGTTTTTTCAGTTCAGCATTTGTGGATGTATTAGCAGCAGAACAAACTATTAAAAGCGATAAATGGTTTCAAGGAACGGCTGATGCTGTAAGACAAAGTATGCACCATTTTCTTCAGCACGAGTTTGAGTATGCATTAATACTTTCTGGCGACCAATTGTACCAAATGGATTATAACGACATGATTAATGCTCACATAGAAGCCAAGGCAGATATCTCTGTGGCTACTTATCCTGTAAATGCTAAAGACGGCACTTCGTTTGGTATATTAAAGACAGATGACGATAATAGAATTACATCTTTTATTGAAAAGCCATCAGCAGAGGTTATTGTAGATTGGAAGTCTGAAGTTAGCGACGAAATGAAACAACAAGGTCGTGAATATTTAGGATCAACAGGGATTTATATTTTTAATAAAGACCTTTTGGTTGAATTGATGAATGACGAAAGCACAGTAGACTTTGGAAAAGAAATTATTCCGCAAAATATAGATAAACACAAAGTAATAAGTTTCCCTTTTGAAGGTTATTGGACAGATATCGGAAATATAGATTCTTTCTTTGAAGCTAACTTAGGATTGACCGATGAAATACCTCAATTTAACCTTTATGATTTAAACAATAGAGTCTACACTAATGCACGTATTTTACCAACATCGAAGGTTTCTGGTACTACATTAAATAGAGCTGTAATTGCAGAAGGTTGCTTGATTCATGCAGCAACTATTGAAAAATCGGTAATTGGTATACGATCTAGGATTGGTAAAGAATCTACAGTTATAAACACGTATATGATGGGTAGTGATATTTATGAATCTCTTGAAGATATTGAGACAAAAAAGATTGATATTTTAATGGGAATAGGTGAACGCTGCTTTATAAAAAATGCTATTATCGATAAAAATTGTAGAATAGGAGATGATGTAAGGATAAATGGCGGTCCACATCTAGAAGATACGGAAACGGACAAATACGTTATAAAAGACGGAATTGTAGTCATAAAAAAAGACGCAATAATTCCTCACGGAACAATAATTTAA
- the aroQ gene encoding type II 3-dehydroquinate dehydratase has product MKQLIIINGPNLNLLGKREPEIYGSQTFEDYLKTLQSKYSNIALDYFQSNIEGELIDKLQDVGFSYDGIILNAAAYTHTSVGIGDAVKAIDTPVVEVHISNTFSREEFRHQSYISPNAKGVILGFGLKSYDLAIESFML; this is encoded by the coding sequence ATGAAGCAACTGATTATAATCAACGGACCAAACTTAAATCTATTAGGGAAACGTGAACCAGAAATTTATGGCAGTCAAACTTTTGAAGATTATTTAAAAACACTTCAATCTAAATACAGTAATATTGCGTTAGATTATTTTCAATCTAATATAGAAGGTGAGCTTATTGATAAGTTGCAAGACGTTGGTTTTAGTTATGATGGTATCATTTTAAATGCTGCTGCCTATACACATACTTCTGTTGGTATTGGTGATGCTGTAAAAGCTATTGATACACCAGTTGTAGAAGTGCATATATCCAACACATTTTCGCGTGAGGAATTTAGACATCAATCCTATATTTCGCCTAATGCAAAAGGAGTAATTCTCGGCTTTGGTCTAAAAAGCTATGATCTTGCTATTGAAAGTTTTATGCTTTAA
- the glgA gene encoding glycogen synthase — MKALFLTREFPPYVYGGAGVHVEYLAKELSELMQVEVRAFGDQDKTANNLSVKGYPFEDGFFKDSDSKLKSIFKTLSTGLHMNADIIDADIVHCHTWYSHFAGIMAKLCYGVPMVLTTHSLEPLRPWKREQLGRGYDASSWIEKTAIEMADCLIAVSEETKQDILTHFNVDEDKIEVVYNGIDLKEYAVVKETNVLEAYGIDKNKPYVLFVGRITRQKGIVHLVNAIKYIDANTQIVLCAGAPDTEEIAKEMEDAVAEASKTRDNIFWIDKMLDKKDVIQLYSHADVFCCPSIYEPFGIINIEAMACETAVVASAVGGIKEVVVEGETGLLVNLEQQNVAPFEPVNPDQFSRDLAEGVNKVIADKELRDKMAKNGRQRVEEFFDWKAIAKQTKNIYQSLINK, encoded by the coding sequence ATGAAAGCATTATTTCTTACCAGAGAGTTTCCTCCTTATGTTTATGGAGGAGCTGGTGTGCACGTAGAATATTTAGCCAAAGAATTATCTGAATTAATGCAAGTTGAAGTCAGGGCTTTTGGCGACCAAGATAAAACAGCTAACAACTTAAGTGTTAAAGGTTATCCTTTTGAAGATGGTTTTTTTAAAGATAGTGATAGCAAATTAAAATCTATATTTAAAACCTTAAGTACTGGATTACACATGAATGCTGATATCATCGATGCAGATATTGTACACTGCCATACCTGGTATTCTCATTTTGCAGGCATAATGGCAAAATTGTGTTATGGTGTGCCAATGGTTTTAACTACACACTCCCTAGAACCATTACGACCTTGGAAACGTGAACAATTAGGCAGGGGCTATGATGCTTCTTCCTGGATTGAAAAAACAGCAATAGAAATGGCTGATTGTCTAATTGCTGTTTCAGAAGAAACAAAGCAAGATATTTTAACCCACTTTAATGTTGATGAAGATAAAATTGAAGTGGTATACAATGGTATTGATTTAAAGGAGTATGCTGTTGTAAAAGAAACTAATGTTCTTGAAGCTTATGGTATAGATAAAAACAAACCTTATGTGCTTTTTGTTGGAAGAATTACAAGACAAAAAGGAATCGTTCACTTAGTAAATGCCATAAAATATATAGATGCTAATACTCAAATAGTCTTATGTGCTGGTGCGCCAGATACAGAAGAAATTGCCAAAGAGATGGAAGATGCTGTGGCAGAAGCGTCTAAAACGAGAGATAATATCTTTTGGATTGATAAGATGCTAGACAAGAAAGACGTCATTCAGTTGTATTCTCATGCAGATGTGTTTTGTTGTCCATCTATTTATGAACCCTTCGGAATTATAAATATAGAAGCCATGGCTTGTGAAACAGCTGTTGTTGCGAGTGCTGTTGGTGGTATTAAAGAAGTTGTGGTTGAAGGTGAAACAGGTTTGTTAGTTAACTTAGAACAGCAAAATGTAGCGCCTTTTGAACCTGTAAACCCAGATCAATTTTCTAGAGATTTGGCAGAAGGTGTAAACAAAGTAATAGCAGATAAAGAACTCAGGGATAAAATGGCAAAAAATGGGAGACAGCGTGTAGAAGAGTTTTTTGACTGGAAAGCAATTGCAAAGCAAACTAAAAATATATATCAATCATTAATTAATAAGTAA
- the xerA gene encoding site-specific tyrosine recombinase/integron integrase encodes MKWSQAIKDYRHYLQIERGLSHNSIENYSFDIKKLINYLEDNEIHIAPDKIDKDQIKQFIYSISKTINPRSQGRLISGLRNFFDYLVFENYRDSNPMDLIESPKIGRKLPDTLSVDDIDLLINTIDLSYQYQGVNLGERNRAIIETLYSCGLRVSELIELKISDLFFDEGFIKVTGKGDKQRFVPIGESTKKYIYIWRDIRNHIDVNPESKDILFLNYKGNKLTRAMIFTIIKNLVKKSGLNKTVSPHTFRHSFATHLLENGADLRAIQMMLGHESITTTEVYMHVDRSHLSDVLNKFHPRK; translated from the coding sequence ATGAAATGGTCTCAGGCAATTAAAGATTATAGGCATTATTTGCAAATAGAACGTGGCCTATCTCATAATTCTATTGAAAATTATAGCTTCGATATAAAAAAACTCATCAACTATCTAGAAGATAATGAAATACATATAGCTCCAGATAAGATTGATAAAGACCAAATAAAACAATTCATCTATTCTATATCTAAAACTATAAATCCAAGATCTCAAGGAAGATTAATTTCTGGTTTAAGAAACTTTTTTGATTATTTGGTTTTTGAAAATTATAGAGATTCTAATCCTATGGATTTAATTGAGTCCCCAAAAATTGGTAGAAAGCTTCCAGATACGTTATCTGTCGATGATATTGATTTACTGATTAACACTATAGATCTAAGCTACCAATACCAAGGAGTTAATCTTGGAGAGCGCAATAGAGCTATCATTGAAACCTTATATAGTTGTGGTCTGCGTGTTAGTGAACTTATTGAATTAAAAATATCAGATCTGTTTTTTGACGAAGGTTTTATAAAGGTTACAGGTAAGGGAGATAAACAACGTTTTGTTCCTATTGGTGAGTCTACTAAAAAATACATATATATATGGAGAGATATTAGAAACCATATTGATGTAAACCCAGAATCAAAAGATATTTTATTCCTTAATTATAAAGGCAATAAACTAACACGCGCTATGATTTTTACGATTATTAAAAATCTGGTTAAAAAGTCTGGATTAAATAAAACCGTATCGCCACATACATTTAGACACTCTTTTGCAACGCATTTATTAGAAAATGGTGCGGACCTTAGAGCTATACAAATGATGCTTGGCCACGAAAGTATTACTACAACCGAAGTCTATATGCATGTAGATCGCTCTCACTTAAGTGATGTACTCAATAAGTTTCATCCTAGAAAATAA
- a CDS encoding porin family protein, whose translation MKNILSASLVFLMAVIGNAQNDAKTKSVNLSYGIKGGYNSFTERFSFEGDSASESGSGFYLGFFTDFSITDKISIQPELLYVLVTQYNIDGDVLVFPIMGKYKVKESFSILLGPQLDYILEKDVEDIKRLGVGLAAGVTFDISQSLFMDMRFSYGLSNRLGDAYDGFDAKLKVNFLQIGLGYKFK comes from the coding sequence ATGAAGAATATTTTATCTGCAAGTTTAGTCTTTTTAATGGCTGTAATAGGTAATGCACAAAATGATGCTAAAACTAAATCAGTTAATTTGTCTTATGGAATTAAGGGAGGTTACAACTCTTTTACCGAAAGATTTTCCTTTGAAGGCGATTCTGCTTCTGAAAGTGGATCTGGGTTTTATTTAGGATTCTTTACCGATTTTTCAATTACAGATAAAATTAGTATCCAACCAGAGTTGTTATATGTTTTAGTAACTCAATATAATATTGATGGAGATGTGTTGGTATTTCCTATTATGGGGAAATATAAGGTAAAAGAGTCTTTTAGCATTTTATTAGGGCCACAATTAGATTATATATTAGAAAAAGATGTTGAAGATATAAAGCGGTTAGGTGTGGGCTTAGCTGCAGGTGTTACTTTTGATATATCTCAAAGTTTATTTATGGATATGCGTTTTTCTTATGGCTTAAGCAATCGTTTAGGCGATGCCTACGATGGTTTTGATGCAAAGCTTAAAGTTAATTTTTTGCAAATAGGTTTAGGATATAAATTTAAGTGA
- a CDS encoding outer membrane beta-barrel protein has translation MKKVLLTAAIAVFGLTNMNAQEDDKTFGFSEGDIFVEGNVGFNSYNDKNTDEKSNSFNISPKVGYFISDDLAIGGELMFNSYKTEVGGTDTSDVTGFGVGAFARYYFLDLGERFKTNAEFGVAYSSANDKIADAKLNGFGAGLGLGINYFATENIALTFGLKNVLSFSSAKYDTDGAEAETNFNFGFGDVANPFGGNASFGLLFVF, from the coding sequence ATGAAAAAAGTATTACTTACAGCTGCTATTGCAGTATTCGGTTTAACAAATATGAACGCTCAAGAAGATGACAAAACTTTCGGATTTTCTGAAGGAGACATCTTTGTAGAAGGTAACGTTGGCTTTAACAGCTACAATGACAAAAATACTGATGAAAAATCAAACAGTTTTAACATTAGCCCAAAGGTAGGTTATTTTATTAGTGATGATTTAGCTATTGGTGGTGAGTTAATGTTCAACTCATACAAAACAGAAGTTGGTGGTACAGATACATCTGACGTAACTGGATTTGGTGTTGGTGCTTTTGCGCGTTACTATTTCTTAGATTTAGGAGAGCGTTTTAAAACTAATGCAGAGTTTGGTGTTGCTTATTCTTCTGCCAACGATAAAATTGCTGATGCAAAGTTAAATGGCTTTGGAGCTGGTTTAGGTTTAGGTATTAACTACTTTGCTACTGAAAACATTGCTTTAACTTTCGGATTAAAGAATGTATTATCTTTCTCTTCTGCTAAGTATGATACTGATGGTGCAGAAGCAGAAACTAACTTTAACTTCGGTTTTGGTGATGTAGCTAACCCATTTGGTGGTAACGCTTCTTTTGGTTTATTATTTGTATTCTAA
- the msrB gene encoding peptide-methionine (R)-S-oxide reductase MsrB encodes MKKILLFALAAILFNCNGSAQKKETKKDSFPITKTDAEWKAELTKMEYYVLREAGTERAFSSPLNKNYEKGVYHCAACDTPLFKSEHKFDSGTGWPSFDKEIEGNVAFTTDYEIGYARTEEHCATCGGHLGHVFNDGPKATTGKRHCINGVALKFVPENNTKDE; translated from the coding sequence ATGAAAAAGATTTTATTATTCGCATTAGCTGCCATTTTATTTAACTGCAATGGCTCTGCCCAAAAAAAAGAAACAAAAAAAGACAGCTTTCCAATCACCAAAACCGATGCAGAATGGAAAGCAGAATTGACCAAAATGGAATATTATGTTCTTAGAGAAGCTGGCACAGAGCGTGCGTTTTCTAGTCCTTTAAATAAAAATTATGAAAAGGGTGTTTATCATTGTGCTGCCTGTGATACACCTTTATTTAAAAGTGAACATAAATTTGATTCTGGCACAGGCTGGCCAAGTTTTGATAAAGAAATTGAAGGTAATGTGGCTTTTACAACAGATTATGAAATTGGATATGCACGTACCGAAGAACATTGCGCAACCTGTGGTGGACATTTAGGCCATGTGTTCAATGACGGTCCAAAAGCCACAACCGGAAAGCGTCATTGTATTAATGGTGTAGCATTAAAATTTGTTCCAGAAAACAACACAAAAGATGAATAG
- a CDS encoding cell division protein ZapA: MSDQLKIKLSIANRVYPLTINPKQEEGLRKATKKIEAMIGQFEQNYSVRDKQDVLAMCALQFAAQVEQKSIDKEYVNEEVQEKLEALNDLLNKHI, translated from the coding sequence ATGTCAGATCAATTAAAAATTAAACTTTCTATTGCCAATAGAGTATATCCGTTGACAATTAATCCTAAGCAGGAAGAAGGTTTGCGTAAGGCCACAAAGAAAATTGAGGCTATGATTGGTCAGTTTGAGCAGAATTACTCTGTTAGAGATAAGCAAGATGTTTTGGCCATGTGTGCCTTGCAATTTGCAGCTCAGGTAGAGCAAAAATCGATAGATAAGGAATATGTAAATGAAGAGGTACAGGAAAAGCTAGAAGCTTTAAATGACCTTTTAAATAAGCATATTTAA
- a CDS encoding outer membrane beta-barrel protein, whose protein sequence is MKKLFLAAFAVFAFASVNAQEFKVGLNAGIPVGDADTAYSFNIQLDVAALWEVSDAFDAGVTAGYSNTSLKSEYKDFGDSAGFIPIAATGRYAVSDDFTLGADLGYALGVNEGNDGGFYYRPRASYSVSEPLDVVLAFSNVSADGFTFSALTLGVEYGF, encoded by the coding sequence ATGAAAAAATTATTTTTAGCTGCTTTTGCAGTTTTTGCTTTTGCAAGTGTTAATGCACAAGAATTTAAAGTAGGTTTAAATGCTGGTATACCTGTTGGTGATGCTGATACAGCATATAGCTTTAATATTCAATTAGATGTTGCTGCTTTATGGGAGGTGTCTGATGCTTTTGATGCTGGTGTAACAGCAGGTTATTCTAATACGTCACTTAAATCTGAATATAAGGATTTTGGTGATTCAGCTGGATTTATTCCAATTGCTGCGACTGGTCGTTATGCGGTTTCTGATGATTTTACATTAGGTGCTGATTTAGGTTATGCTTTAGGTGTAAACGAAGGTAACGATGGTGGATTTTATTACAGACCTAGAGCTTCTTATAGCGTAAGTGAACCACTTGATGTTGTACTTGCTTTTTCAAATGTTAGTGCAGATGGATTTACTTTTAGCGCACTGACTTTAGGAGTTGAATACGGATTTTAA
- a CDS encoding outer membrane beta-barrel protein, translating to MRKCAFTILIACFCLMLSAQTEFGVKGGLNFTFFKVTEGDFGTNPDTEIGYYGGVFVDFPIESGFHIQTELLYNGVGDFKFLNAPIYLKYDIYDNVHILVGPSLNYFFDFFSNKFKVRADLSLDYDFSSDLSMHMKYTFGLEELSPNVLFLGLGYRL from the coding sequence ATGAGAAAATGTGCCTTTACAATTCTAATTGCTTGTTTTTGTTTGATGCTTTCTGCTCAAACAGAATTTGGTGTTAAAGGTGGATTAAACTTTACTTTTTTTAAGGTTACGGAAGGTGATTTTGGTACTAATCCAGATACTGAGATAGGTTATTATGGAGGTGTTTTTGTAGATTTTCCAATAGAAAGTGGGTTTCATATTCAAACTGAACTCTTGTATAATGGAGTTGGTGATTTTAAATTTTTAAATGCACCTATTTATTTAAAATATGATATCTATGATAATGTTCATATTCTGGTAGGTCCAAGTTTAAATTATTTTTTTGATTTCTTCTCTAATAAATTTAAAGTAAGAGCAGATCTTAGTTTAGACTATGATTTTTCATCAGACTTAAGTATGCATATGAAATATACCTTTGGCCTCGAAGAATTATCTCCCAATGTATTATTTCTAGGATTAGGATATAGGTTATAA
- a CDS encoding DUF1572 family protein yields the protein MNSYLESSIKQFEYYKSLGDQTFDQLTFEELKNEFTKDSNSIAIIVKHIVGNMLSRWTNFLTEDGEKEWRMRDEEFMDSFHTKEELLSTWNKGWDCLFNAIKPLKTEDLDRIIYIRNQGHTVVEAINRQMMHYAYHVGQIVFLGKLTKGNNWQSLSIPKGKSKDYNQEKFAKDKGKRHFTEDL from the coding sequence ATGAATAGTTATCTTGAAAGTAGCATAAAACAATTTGAATATTACAAAAGTCTTGGAGATCAAACTTTTGACCAACTAACGTTTGAAGAATTAAAAAACGAGTTTACAAAAGACTCTAATTCCATTGCCATTATTGTAAAACATATTGTTGGCAACATGCTAAGTCGCTGGACCAATTTTTTAACAGAAGATGGCGAAAAAGAATGGAGAATGCGTGATGAAGAATTTATGGATTCGTTTCATACAAAAGAAGAGCTTTTATCTACATGGAACAAAGGTTGGGATTGCTTATTTAATGCCATAAAACCACTTAAAACCGAAGATTTAGATCGAATTATCTACATAAGAAATCAAGGTCACACAGTTGTTGAAGCCATAAACCGACAAATGATGCACTATGCCTACCATGTAGGTCAGATTGTGTTTTTAGGTAAACTTACCAAAGGAAATAATTGGCAATCGCTATCAATACCTAAAGGAAAATCAAAAGATTACAATCAAGAAAAATTCGCAAAAGACAAAGGCAAAAGACATTTTACCGAAGACCTTTAA
- the lpdA gene encoding dihydrolipoyl dehydrogenase, with protein sequence MSKYDIIVLGSGPGGYVTAIRASQLGFKTAVVEKESLGGVCLNWGCIPTKALLKSAQVFEYLKHAEDYGLKVKDAEHDFDAVVKRSRGVADGMSNGVKFLMKKNKIDVIEGYGKVKPGKKVEVDGKDYSADHIIIATGARSRELPSLPQDGKKVIGYRQAMTLDKQPKKMIVVGSGAIGVEFAYFYNAMGTEVTIVEYMPKIVPVEDDEVSKQLERSFKKSGIKIMTSAEVTSVDTSGDGVKATVKTKKGEEVLEADLVLSAVGIKSNIENIGLEDVGIAVDRDKILVNDYYQTNIPGYYAIGDVTPGQALAHVASAEGILCVEKIAGMHVEALDYGNIPGCTYCAPEVASVGLTEAQAKEQGYDIKVGKFPFSASGKASAGGNKDGFVKVIFDAKYGEWLGCHMIGAGVTDMIAEAVLGRKLETTGHEVLKAVHPHPTMSEAVMEAVADAYDEVIHL encoded by the coding sequence ATGAGTAAATACGATATCATAGTATTAGGAAGTGGTCCTGGTGGCTACGTAACAGCAATTAGAGCATCACAATTAGGTTTTAAAACTGCTGTAGTAGAAAAAGAAAGTCTTGGTGGTGTATGTTTAAATTGGGGTTGTATCCCAACAAAAGCACTTTTAAAATCCGCTCAGGTTTTTGAATACCTAAAACACGCTGAAGATTACGGTTTAAAAGTTAAAGATGCGGAACACGATTTTGATGCAGTTGTAAAACGAAGCCGTGGTGTCGCAGATGGCATGAGTAATGGTGTAAAGTTCTTAATGAAAAAGAATAAAATTGACGTTATTGAAGGCTATGGAAAAGTGAAGCCAGGAAAGAAAGTTGAAGTTGACGGTAAAGACTATTCCGCAGACCACATCATAATTGCAACAGGTGCGCGTTCTCGTGAGTTACCAAGCTTACCTCAAGATGGTAAAAAAGTAATTGGTTACAGACAAGCCATGACTCTAGATAAGCAACCAAAGAAGATGATTGTTGTTGGTTCTGGTGCCATTGGTGTTGAATTTGCTTATTTCTACAACGCAATGGGTACAGAAGTAACCATTGTAGAATATATGCCAAAAATTGTTCCTGTTGAAGATGATGAAGTATCAAAACAATTGGAGCGTAGCTTTAAAAAATCTGGAATTAAAATTATGACTTCTGCAGAAGTAACTTCTGTTGACACCTCTGGTGATGGTGTAAAAGCTACTGTTAAAACTAAAAAGGGTGAAGAAGTTTTAGAGGCTGACCTTGTACTTTCTGCTGTTGGAATTAAATCTAATATCGAAAATATTGGTTTAGAAGATGTAGGTATTGCAGTTGATAGAGATAAAATTTTAGTAAATGATTACTACCAAACCAATATACCAGGATATTATGCTATAGGTGACGTAACACCTGGACAGGCTTTAGCACACGTTGCTTCTGCCGAAGGTATTCTTTGTGTTGAAAAAATAGCTGGAATGCATGTAGAAGCTCTAGACTACGGAAACATTCCTGGTTGTACATATTGCGCGCCAGAAGTTGCCAGTGTAGGACTTACTGAAGCACAAGCAAAAGAGCAAGGTTACGATATTAAAGTTGGTAAGTTCCCATTCTCTGCATCTGGTAAAGCAAGTGCAGGAGGAAACAAAGATGGCTTTGTAAAAGTTATTTTTGATGCCAAATATGGCGAATGGTTAGGATGCCACATGATTGGTGCTGGAGTTACCGATATGATTGCAGAAGCTGTATTAGGTCGTAAATTAGAAACTACAGGTCACGAAGTTTTAAAAGCAGTTCACCCACACCCAACAATGAGTGAGGCGGTTATGGAGGCTGTTGCAGATGCTTATGATGAAGTTATTCATTTATAA